In a genomic window of Rhopalosiphum maidis isolate BTI-1 chromosome 4, ASM367621v3, whole genome shotgun sequence:
- the LOC113561024 gene encoding protein Vhl isoform X2, producing the protein MALIGDQIAGAQRKPAYVRFQNNTCYSIEVNWINFHNNEQTYCILDPNKFVDVNTFSTHSWIFRECISKSRMVVAGREVFIATPWVEEHRRLEFKHPINVPLRTRVLIEMPAMDLRQLCLLKLAKILKTKDDIIMLEIPKTLQKELIEMISNKETSKIQLTN; encoded by the exons ATGGCTTTAATTGGTGATCAGATTGCTGGTGCTCAACGAAAACCAGCATATGTACGTTTTCAAAACAACACCTGCTATAGCATTGAAGTAAATTGGAtaaattttcacaataatGAACAAACCTACTGTATTTTAGATCCAAATAAATTTGTGGATGTAAACACATTTTCTACACATTCATGGATTTTTAG GGAATGTATATCAAAAAGTCGGATGGTTGTTGCTGGAAGAGAAGTATTCATTGCGACACCTTGGGTTGAAGAACACAGACGTCTTGAATTTAAACACCCTATCAATGTACCATTAAGAACAAGGGTTTTAATTGAAATGCCAGCTATGGATTTAAgacaattatgtttattaaaattagctaaaatattgaaaactaaaGATGACATAATCATGTTGGAAATACCTAAAACACTTCAAAAGGAATTAATAGAAATGATATCAAACAAAGAAACTAGTAAAATTCAATTGACTaactaa
- the LOC113561024 gene encoding protein Vhl isoform X3 — translation MIMIAGAQRKPAYVRFQNNTCYSIEVNWINFHNNEQTYCILDPNKFVDVNTFSTHSWIFRECISKSRMVVAGREVFIATPWVEEHRRLEFKHPINVPLRTRVLIEMPAMDLRQLCLLKLAKILKTKDDIIMLEIPKTLQKELIEMISNKETSKIQLTN, via the exons ATTGCTGGTGCTCAACGAAAACCAGCATATGTACGTTTTCAAAACAACACCTGCTATAGCATTGAAGTAAATTGGAtaaattttcacaataatGAACAAACCTACTGTATTTTAGATCCAAATAAATTTGTGGATGTAAACACATTTTCTACACATTCATGGATTTTTAG GGAATGTATATCAAAAAGTCGGATGGTTGTTGCTGGAAGAGAAGTATTCATTGCGACACCTTGGGTTGAAGAACACAGACGTCTTGAATTTAAACACCCTATCAATGTACCATTAAGAACAAGGGTTTTAATTGAAATGCCAGCTATGGATTTAAgacaattatgtttattaaaattagctaaaatattgaaaactaaaGATGACATAATCATGTTGGAAATACCTAAAACACTTCAAAAGGAATTAATAGAAATGATATCAAACAAAGAAACTAGTAAAATTCAATTGACTaactaa
- the LOC113561024 gene encoding protein Vhl isoform X1, with amino-acid sequence MYFLCTCNNIAGAQRKPAYVRFQNNTCYSIEVNWINFHNNEQTYCILDPNKFVDVNTFSTHSWIFRECISKSRMVVAGREVFIATPWVEEHRRLEFKHPINVPLRTRVLIEMPAMDLRQLCLLKLAKILKTKDDIIMLEIPKTLQKELIEMISNKETSKIQLTN; translated from the exons ATTGCTGGTGCTCAACGAAAACCAGCATATGTACGTTTTCAAAACAACACCTGCTATAGCATTGAAGTAAATTGGAtaaattttcacaataatGAACAAACCTACTGTATTTTAGATCCAAATAAATTTGTGGATGTAAACACATTTTCTACACATTCATGGATTTTTAG GGAATGTATATCAAAAAGTCGGATGGTTGTTGCTGGAAGAGAAGTATTCATTGCGACACCTTGGGTTGAAGAACACAGACGTCTTGAATTTAAACACCCTATCAATGTACCATTAAGAACAAGGGTTTTAATTGAAATGCCAGCTATGGATTTAAgacaattatgtttattaaaattagctaaaatattgaaaactaaaGATGACATAATCATGTTGGAAATACCTAAAACACTTCAAAAGGAATTAATAGAAATGATATCAAACAAAGAAACTAGTAAAATTCAATTGACTaactaa